The genomic window TGCGAGCGAGCTCGACCATCGGTGTCCGGCCCACTGTCGCAGTGACGTCTGGAAAGATCACAGCGCTTTGGCGCTCCTTGTGTCGGTGCCGACTGGCCGGCCCGGGGCGGCGGGCGAGCCCTCGCCGCACTGCCCCGAGCGGAGCGGCCGCTCTATCCGGCGATCCCCGGAGACTGGATCACCGCATCAGATCGGGGAGCGTGACGGCGACGTCCGGAAACGCGAGCAACGTGAACCTCTCGGTCCGCCCCGGTGAGTGGAGGTCCTGGTATTCGCCAGCGGCTGGTCGGCGATGGATCTCCAGCCCCCGGCCGGCCAGGTCCACGAGCCAGACCTCGCCGATGCCAGCCCGGGCGTAGAGCGGAACCTTCCGCCGGCGGTCGTACGCCAGGGAAGTGTCAGCGACCTCGACGAGCAACCGAACGTGCTCGGGCTCCGGCAGCGCGTTGGCGTAAAAGTCGGCGCGCGGGGCGAGCAGCATCGCGTCGGGTTGGGGCTCCGATTCGAATTGCCGGAGCAGCAGGGGGCTCTGACTCCACACGACCGCGCGCTCGCCGAGCCGTGTCGAGAAGAGATGGTGGATGCGGGCGACGGTGGCGGCGTGCCGACTCCCGATAGGGGTCATCTCGAGGATCTCGCCCTCGATGAGCTCGACCCGGTCGTCCTCGTGCAGGATGCCGACCTCGCCCATGCGGTGGTATTCCTCGAGTGTGAACCGCCGCCGCTTTACGGTGACCGCCATCCCGTCCCCGGGCTCCGCCATCTCGCCCCCGCTCCGCCCCGCCGTCAATGCCGCGAATGCGATACACGCCGCACGAGGGGATTGTAGCCCAGCAACCATGACTGGTCGGTCACCAGACCCGGAAGCCGGGCGAGGCGAACGAGGTGGTGGCGGCGAGCCGGACCAGCGTCGGCCCGTAGGCGATGGCGATCAGGACGGCGGCCAGGGCCAGCCATGGCCGCCAGCGATCCAGGAAGACGGGCGCCTGGTCCGCCCCCGAGATGGCCTCCGCGAACTCCACGGCTGGCTGCGGGACGCGGCGGGAGACCACTGCCGTGAGCAGCACGTTGGCGAAGTAGAGCACCGCGCTCACGAAGAGAAGGGTGCCGCCGATCCCCACGAGGGGCAGCAGGGTCTGCCACTCGGGCTGCATGTAGGAGACCTGGCCGATCATGGTCCGGCGCGGCATCCCACGGAGCCCCAGCTCGTGGAGCGCCGGCGAGAAGATCATCATCCCCGCGAACCAGAGCCAGACCTGCCCGAGGGCCAGGCGATGGCTCCAGAGCGGACGCCCGGCCAGGTGCGGGATCAACCAGTACGTGATGCCCATGAAGGTGAGGGTGACCGCCGTGCCCACCGTGAGATGCAGGTGGCCCACGATGTAGGCCGTGTTGTGCACGATCATGTTGACGTTGAACGAGGCGTTGATGAGGCCGCCGATGCCGCCGAAGGCGAAGAGCACCATGGCGAGGACCTGCGCGGCCACGGAGGGGTCCGCCCAGGGGAGCTTGCGGAACCAGGCCACCCAGCCCGTTCCGCCGCGCGCCCGCCCCGCCGTCTCCAGCGAGGCCACGACGTTGAAGAACGTGAGCAAGCTGGGGAAGAAGACCGCGAAGGTGAGCAGGGCGTGCAGTAGCTTCCATCCCTGGTGAATGCCGGGGTCCGTGTACTGGTGATGGATGCCGATCGGTGTCGAGAGAATCAGGAACAGGATGAACGAGGTTCGGGCCATCGGGTCGCTGAAGAGCTTGCCGCCGGCCTGCCGCGGCACCAGCGTGTACCAGGACAGGTACGCGGGCAGCAGCCAGAAGTAGACGATCGGGTGACCGGTGAACCAGAACAGCGTCCGGGCCAGCAGCGCGTCGGTGCCGGCCACCAGATCCAGCGACCACGGGATGACGACGAGCAGCATCTCGACGGCGAGGCCCAGGGAGGCGATCGTCCACATGGCGAAGGTGACGAGCGACATGAAGGCCGGCAATGGCGTCCGGACCCCAGGGTGCCGCGCTCGCCAGGCGCGCCAGGTCAGCACGAGATTCAGCGTGACCAGCCAGGTCCCGACGACCACCAGCGTGAGGCCGATGTAGAACGCCCAGTGCGCCTTGAGGGGCGGGTAGAAGGTGAACATCACCGTCGCCGCATTGCCGACGAGCGGAACGGCGGCCAGGACCAGCCCCGCCACCATCAACCAGAAGGTCACCCAGCCCAGCGTGGGGCTGGCCAGGGCCGTCCCCAGCGACCGGCTCATGACGAAGGGCAGGAAGCCGCTGATGAAGAACGTGGTCCACACCAGGGCGTTGAGCACGCCGTGGATCGACAGGCTGTGGTAGTGGGAGCGGATCACCGGGGCCAGGGACGAGTAGATCTCGACACCGGCGTAGCCCAGCGCCTGGAAAAGGCCGGTCGTCACGCCGCCGAACAGGGCGACCAGGGCCACGATCAGGTTGGCGACGGCCAGCCGCCGGTCTGCCGGCGTCACCGTCTCGGCTCGACGATGATCTTGCCGGCCATCGTGTGGTGCGCGATGCCGCAGTATTCGTGGCAGATGATCGGGTACTCCCCCGGCGTGTCGAAGCGCGCCTGCGCGTGAGAGATCTGCCCGGGCAGGAGCATCACGTTGATGTTGTGCCGGGGGATCAGGAGCCCGTGCACCAGGTCCTGGCTCGTCGCCCAGAAGTGGACGGTGGAGCCGGCGGGCACGCGGATCTCGTTGGGCGTAAAGGACCAGATCCGCGCGGTCATCCGGACCTCGTACTGCCCCGGCGCGATCTCGACGACGCCTGGCTCCTTGAAGAGCGGGTGCTCGGCGACTCTCCTGGGATCGATCCGGCCCTGGTCGCCGGTGACGTTGATGCCGGCCCCGAAGGCGGCGACCGCGAGCGCGGCGAGCATGCCGACCGGAATGGCGAAGCTCGGAAGGATCCAGGCCAGCTCCCACAGGTACACGGTCGTGGACCGCCGCGTGACCATCCGGTCAGCTCCTCCAGATCCGGAGGTAGGTGTTGATCCAGAACGCGGCGAGGATCGCCAGGTAGATCAGGATGAAGAGCAGGGCGCCGCGCGGCTGCGGCTCCCGCTCGTCCTCGGTGTCGTGCACGGGCCGTAGGTACGCTACGACGGCTTTGATGTCAAGCCAGCCGCTGCGGCATCACGGCAGCAACGACGACGCCGGACAGCAACGTCAGAACGGCGACGATGTGAATGGCGGCCCCGAAGCCGACGAAATCGGCCACAGCGCCGGCCAGCAGCGCGCCCACCGCATAGCCCAGGTCGCGCCAGAAGCGATAGACACCGAGGCTCGAGGCGCGCCAGGCCGGCTGCGCGTGGTCGGTAATCGCGGCGAGGAGCGTGGGGTAGACCATGGCCGTCCCCAGACCCTGGAGAGCCGCGCCCACGAGCCACGCCGCATAGTGCGGCATGAGGACAGTGAGCCAGATCCCGGTTGCCTGAACCACCATGCCCCAGGCGATCAGGCTCTTGCGGCCGAAGCGATCGGAGAGCGGACCAGTGACGACCTGCAACACGCCCCAGACGGTGGGGTAGACGGCCTTGACAACACCGATGCGCGCGACGTCCAGGCCGTGGGCGGCAAAGAAGAGCGGGTAAATACCCCACGACATGCCGTCGTTGAGGTTGTTCACCAGACCGGCCTGGCAAGCAGCGAACAGGCCCACGTTCCGGAAGCTGGTGACCGCGAAGATGCGTCCAAACGACAGCCCCCGGACCGGCGATGACCGTGTCGCCGCCATCGGCTCCAGCGTCGTGTAGGCCTGCGTCTCCCGCGCGAAGAGCACCGACAGCGCGAGCCCGATCACGGCGATGGCGATTCCCAGATAGAACGGCTCGGGCCGGAGCCCGTACACCGCAGCAAGGTACCCGGTCAGCCAGGACATCAGGCCGACGGAGACGTAGCCGGCGAACTCGTTCAGCCCCAGGGCAAGTCCGCGCCGGCGCGGGCCGACCAGATCGACCTTCATGATCACGGTCATCGACCAGGCCATGGCCTGGTTGGCGCCGAGGAGCACGTTGGCGACCTGGATCCACCACCAGGCGGGCGCGTAAATGATGAGGAATGGGACGGGCAAGGCCAGCAGCCAACCGACCACGAGGATGGGCCGGCGGCCGATACGGTCGGACATGCGGGCGGCCACCAGGTTGATCACCGCCTTGGTCACGCCGAAGCTCACGATGAACGACGTGATGGCGGTCTTCGAGGTCAGCCCGAACTCCTGCTCCCCCAGGAGTGGCAGGATCGTCCGCTCCAGCCCCACCATGGCGCCCACGAAGGCGTTGATGAGGACGAGCAGCGAGAACTGCGGCAGGTTCTCGCGGAGCCCGAGCCGAATCCCGCTACTCGAGGCCCAGGTTCCGCCGGCGATTTGCGGCGAACCCCACGGGTTGAGGCGGCAGGTCGGCCAGCACAAACCTGACGAAGTCGGGCCTGGACACGACCTGCAGCGCCGGGTTGAAGCGACGCTCGAAGCCGATCGTCGATCCCGGCTTGCCACTGAGCCCCTTGCCGCAGGCGGCACCTCCGAAGTGCGCCGGATACACTTCGATGTGGTCGGGAAGCTGCAGGAGCTTGCCGTGC from Candidatus Methylomirabilota bacterium includes these protein-coding regions:
- a CDS encoding Uma2 family endonuclease, with amino-acid sequence MAEPGDGMAVTVKRRRFTLEEYHRMGEVGILHEDDRVELIEGEILEMTPIGSRHAATVARIHHLFSTRLGERAVVWSQSPLLLRQFESEPQPDAMLLAPRADFYANALPEPEHVRLLVEVADTSLAYDRRRKVPLYARAGIGEVWLVDLAGRGLEIHRRPAAGEYQDLHSPGRTERFTLLAFPDVAVTLPDLMR
- a CDS encoding cbb3-type cytochrome c oxidase subunit I, which gives rise to MTPADRRLAVANLIVALVALFGGVTTGLFQALGYAGVEIYSSLAPVIRSHYHSLSIHGVLNALVWTTFFISGFLPFVMSRSLGTALASPTLGWVTFWLMVAGLVLAAVPLVGNAATVMFTFYPPLKAHWAFYIGLTLVVVGTWLVTLNLVLTWRAWRARHPGVRTPLPAFMSLVTFAMWTIASLGLAVEMLLVVIPWSLDLVAGTDALLARTLFWFTGHPIVYFWLLPAYLSWYTLVPRQAGGKLFSDPMARTSFILFLILSTPIGIHHQYTDPGIHQGWKLLHALLTFAVFFPSLLTFFNVVASLETAGRARGGTGWVAWFRKLPWADPSVAAQVLAMVLFAFGGIGGLINASFNVNMIVHNTAYIVGHLHLTVGTAVTLTFMGITYWLIPHLAGRPLWSHRLALGQVWLWFAGMMIFSPALHELGLRGMPRRTMIGQVSYMQPEWQTLLPLVGIGGTLLFVSAVLYFANVLLTAVVSRRVPQPAVEFAEAISGADQAPVFLDRWRPWLALAAVLIAIAYGPTLVRLAATTSFASPGFRVW
- a CDS encoding cytochrome c oxidase subunit II — its product is MVTRRSTTVYLWELAWILPSFAIPVGMLAALAVAAFGAGINVTGDQGRIDPRRVAEHPLFKEPGVVEIAPGQYEVRMTARIWSFTPNEIRVPAGSTVHFWATSQDLVHGLLIPRHNINVMLLPGQISHAQARFDTPGEYPIICHEYCGIAHHTMAGKIIVEPRR
- a CDS encoding MFS transporter, which produces MAGGTWASSSGIRLGLRENLPQFSLLVLINAFVGAMVGLERTILPLLGEQEFGLTSKTAITSFIVSFGVTKAVINLVAARMSDRIGRRPILVVGWLLALPVPFLIIYAPAWWWIQVANVLLGANQAMAWSMTVIMKVDLVGPRRRGLALGLNEFAGYVSVGLMSWLTGYLAAVYGLRPEPFYLGIAIAVIGLALSVLFARETQAYTTLEPMAATRSSPVRGLSFGRIFAVTSFRNVGLFAACQAGLVNNLNDGMSWGIYPLFFAAHGLDVARIGVVKAVYPTVWGVLQVVTGPLSDRFGRKSLIAWGMVVQATGIWLTVLMPHYAAWLVGAALQGLGTAMVYPTLLAAITDHAQPAWRASSLGVYRFWRDLGYAVGALLAGAVADFVGFGAAIHIVAVLTLLSGVVVAAVMPQRLA